Proteins encoded within one genomic window of Haladaptatus sp. QDMS2:
- a CDS encoding 30S ribosomal protein S15 — protein MARMHTRRRGSSKSDRPVADEPPEWSDVDADAVEERVVELAEQGHTPAVIGLKLRDEGVQGTPVPNVKLATGKKVTQILEENDAKDDLPADLRNLMTRAVRLRDHMEENPKDHQNKRALQNTESKVRRLVSYYRGDELPANFKYEYEEAKEILGLQ, from the coding sequence ATGGCACGAATGCACACTCGACGCCGCGGCTCGTCCAAATCGGACCGACCCGTGGCTGACGAACCACCGGAGTGGAGCGACGTCGACGCAGACGCAGTCGAAGAGCGCGTCGTCGAACTGGCAGAACAGGGTCACACCCCAGCCGTCATCGGACTCAAACTCCGTGACGAAGGTGTTCAGGGCACGCCTGTCCCGAACGTCAAGCTGGCGACGGGCAAGAAGGTCACCCAGATTCTCGAAGAGAATGACGCGAAGGACGACCTTCCAGCAGACCTCCGTAACCTCATGACGCGCGCCGTGCGTCTCCGAGACCACATGGAGGAGAACCCGAAGGACCACCAGAACAAGCGGGCACTCCAGAACACGGAGTCGAAAGTGCGCCGGCTGGTCTCGTACTACCGCGGCGACGAGCTCCCCGCGAACTTCAAGTACGAGTACGAAGAGGCCAAAGAAATCCTCGGTCTCCAGTAA
- a CDS encoding exonuclease RecJ yields MSATGRTGGDAPDASELAATCRDADFVRFVAHADGDALAATGLIARALSGAGVPFQASVARSGNLSRPANTDDVTTLLVGGTDPSYDGAIDASARPASVTAETVARELAADPDPVCALAGVVAAEGHPSEYAELLERATERDLVNQRPGVGIPTADLANGLAHTTLAHAPFSGNEGAATAALADIELPVDLDTRAQRRLASLLALATVSADGATPRAAEAVERALHPHATDGPFATVEGFADVLDTVAREQPGTALALALGHDAKAPALDAWRAHSKRTHAALREAATGRYDGLFVARIDDDANPPVRTTARLLRDFRSPEPVALVVADGRAAVCATEQQGLLGEKMAAAAATVSGTGGGRDRQGYAEFGADVSAPDFVTAFREAL; encoded by the coding sequence ATGTCCGCAACCGGTCGCACAGGAGGAGACGCCCCCGACGCGAGTGAACTCGCCGCGACGTGCCGCGACGCCGACTTCGTTCGGTTCGTCGCCCACGCAGACGGCGATGCACTCGCCGCAACGGGGCTCATCGCCCGCGCCCTGAGCGGTGCTGGCGTCCCCTTCCAGGCGAGTGTGGCTCGCTCGGGGAACCTCTCGCGACCGGCCAACACGGACGACGTCACCACACTCCTCGTCGGCGGGACCGACCCGTCGTACGACGGTGCCATCGACGCCAGCGCACGACCGGCGAGCGTGACGGCGGAAACCGTCGCACGCGAACTCGCTGCGGACCCCGACCCGGTGTGCGCCCTCGCGGGCGTCGTCGCCGCGGAAGGGCATCCGAGCGAGTACGCGGAGCTTCTCGAACGCGCAACGGAGCGTGACCTCGTGAATCAGCGACCCGGCGTCGGAATCCCGACGGCGGACCTCGCGAACGGGCTCGCCCATACGACCCTCGCTCACGCGCCCTTCTCAGGGAATGAGGGGGCCGCGACCGCGGCGCTGGCAGACATAGAGTTACCTGTCGACCTCGACACCCGCGCACAGCGACGCCTTGCTTCGTTGCTCGCCCTCGCTACTGTCTCTGCAGACGGGGCGACACCGCGAGCAGCCGAGGCGGTCGAGCGCGCCCTGCACCCCCATGCGACCGACGGCCCGTTCGCCACGGTCGAAGGGTTCGCAGACGTACTTGACACCGTCGCACGCGAGCAGCCGGGCACGGCGCTCGCACTCGCGCTCGGACACGATGCGAAGGCCCCAGCACTCGACGCCTGGCGTGCCCATTCGAAGCGGACGCACGCGGCACTCCGCGAGGCGGCGACCGGCCGATACGACGGCCTGTTCGTCGCCCGCATCGACGACGACGCGAACCCGCCAGTTCGAACGACGGCCCGCCTGCTCCGGGATTTCCGCTCGCCGGAGCCCGTGGCGCTGGTCGTCGCGGACGGCCGGGCCGCAGTTTGCGCGACCGAGCAACAGGGGCTTCTTGGCGAAAAGATGGCAGCGGCCGCGGCTACCGTCTCTGGAACCGGCGGTGGGCGCGACAGACAGGGCTACGCCGAATTTGGGGCCGACGTGTCGGCTCCGGATTTCGTCACGGCGTTCAGGGAGGCGCTATGA
- a CDS encoding KEOPS complex subunit Pcc1, which produces MKRATIRTTHEHAAEIAAALEPDNTPEMRMTVTDGEIEMIIERETTGGLQSTVDDYVVNLTVAAQLTNNPKTESNNE; this is translated from the coding sequence ATGAAACGCGCGACCATCCGGACCACACACGAGCACGCCGCGGAGATTGCGGCGGCGCTCGAACCGGACAACACGCCAGAGATGCGCATGACGGTCACCGACGGCGAAATCGAGATGATCATCGAGCGCGAGACGACCGGCGGCCTGCAATCGACCGTCGACGACTACGTGGTGAACCTCACGGTGGCAGCACAGCTTACGAACAACCCGAAAACAGAATCCAACAATGAGTGA
- a CDS encoding 30S ribosomal protein S3ae yields MSERSVSRRKQQKRWYKVLAPEQFDRAELGQTPADEAEKVYDRTIETTLGELTNDASKNNTKLTFKVNDVGSDAAYTEFVKHELTRDYLRSLVRRGASKIDANITAITKDGYRVEIQPLALTTKRANHSQEHAIRKQMINMVEETIEDHTYEQIVDSIVDGRISSAIYAEAKTIYPLRRVEVQKFTLEARPEEVEAEEEASVSVDEEDIGVDVDEELEAEDDEETEA; encoded by the coding sequence ATGAGTGAACGATCAGTCTCTCGGCGTAAACAGCAGAAGCGTTGGTACAAGGTGCTCGCACCTGAACAATTCGACCGCGCAGAACTCGGTCAGACGCCTGCTGACGAAGCCGAGAAGGTCTACGACCGAACCATCGAAACGACGCTTGGCGAACTGACGAACGACGCCAGCAAGAACAACACCAAACTCACCTTCAAGGTGAACGACGTCGGCAGCGACGCCGCGTACACCGAGTTCGTAAAGCACGAACTCACCCGCGACTACCTTCGCAGCCTCGTCCGGCGCGGAGCCTCGAAAATCGACGCGAACATTACGGCCATCACGAAAGACGGCTACCGCGTCGAGATTCAGCCGCTCGCCCTGACGACCAAGCGTGCGAACCACAGCCAGGAACACGCAATCCGCAAGCAGATGATCAACATGGTCGAGGAGACCATCGAGGACCACACCTACGAGCAGATCGTCGACAGCATCGTCGACGGTCGCATCTCCTCCGCCATCTACGCGGAAGCGAAGACCATCTACCCGCTTCGCCGTGTCGAAGTCCAGAAATTCACCCTCGAAGCCCGCCCAGAAGAGGTCGAGGCCGAGGAAGAAGCCTCCGTCAGCGTAGACGAAGAGGACATCGGCGTCGACGTCGACGAAGAACTCGAAGCAGAAGACGACGAAGAAACCGAAGCGTAA
- a CDS encoding plastocyanin/azurin family copper-binding protein, with product MHRRAFLSTAATALTLSVAGCTSSGQPDGSAEYDIGMSANRFVHPSDPYEVPVGTTIVWKNTGGRSHTVTAYEADIPDGAAYFASGGFESEQAARDSWTGNLGGSIAPGETYEYTPEVPGEYTYFCVPHEPGGMIATFVVTE from the coding sequence ATGCACCGGCGTGCGTTTCTCTCCACCGCCGCGACCGCCCTGACACTGTCTGTGGCTGGCTGTACGTCGTCTGGACAGCCAGACGGGAGCGCGGAGTACGACATCGGGATGTCCGCAAACCGCTTCGTCCATCCGAGCGACCCCTACGAGGTTCCCGTCGGCACGACCATCGTCTGGAAGAACACAGGTGGCCGCAGTCACACCGTGACGGCCTACGAGGCCGACATTCCCGACGGTGCTGCCTACTTCGCCTCCGGTGGCTTCGAGTCAGAACAGGCAGCGAGAGACTCCTGGACGGGCAACCTCGGCGGTTCCATCGCACCGGGTGAAACCTACGAATACACGCCCGAAGTTCCCGGCGAGTACACCTATTTCTGCGTCCCCCACGAACCCGGCGGGATGATTGCGACGTTCGTCGTCACCGAATAG